Proteins from one Sabethes cyaneus chromosome 2, idSabCyanKW18_F2, whole genome shotgun sequence genomic window:
- the LOC128738184 gene encoding TBC1 domain family member 13: MSLYKLRVAGLEDILQQDMIDITMLKNFCFYGIPDCSGLRSLCWKLLLGYLGPKRDTWSATLAKKRELYKQFIDEMVIPPGEQNGSGCVDHPLSDGPESNWNTFFKDNEVLLQIDKDVRRLCPDISFFQQATEFPCESVVSHNRERKLHVRVAPSTLSSANVERKGLGVTKINLITKRATESYEAMDEGREAHWEVVERILFLYAKLNPGQSYVQGMNEIIGPIYYVLASDPNVEYRQYAEADCFFCFTALMGEIRDFFIKTLDESEGGIKQMMAKLSNMLKDKDLDVWSRLRDQELYPQYYSFRWLTLLLSQEFPLPDVLRIWDSVFADEKRYDFLIKVCCAMIILLRDQILENDFANNVKLLQNFPPMDIKVVLKKATSLE; the protein is encoded by the exons ATGTCGCTTTACAAATTAAG GGTTGCTGGACTCGAAGACATCTTGCAGCAGGATATGATTGATATAACGATGCTGAAGAATTTCTGCTTTTATG GCATCCCAGACTGTAGTGGGCTACGCTCTTTGTGCTGGAAATTGCTACTCGGATACTTGGGACCAAAACGTGACACATGGTCAGCCACTCTTGCAAAAAAGAGAGAATTGTATAAGCAATTTATTG ACGAAATGGTAATTCCACCTGGAGAGCAGAACGGATCCGGATGCGTAGATCATCCGTTAAGCGATGGACCGGAAAGTAATTGGAACACGTTCTTCAAAGACAACGAAGTACTATTACAAATTGATAAGGACGTAAGACGTTTGTGTCCCGATATTTCCTTTTTCCAACAA GCAACGGAATTTCCTTGTGAGTCGGTAGTTAGTCACAACCGGGAACGAAAACTCCACGTACGGGTAGCACCAAGCACACTCAGTTCTGCGAATGTCGAACGGAAAGGATTGGGCGTTACCAAG ATAAATTTGATAACAAAGCGAGCAACTGAAAGCTATGAAGCAATGGATGAAGGTCGTGAGGCCCACTGGGAGGTGGTGGAACGGATATTGTTTCTCTATGCTAAGTTGAATCCAGGTCAGAGCTACGTGCAGGGTATGAACGAAATTATTGGTCCAATTTACTACGTCCTTGCGTCCGATCCGAACGTCGAATATCGTCAGTACGCGGAAGCTGACTGTTTCTTTTGCTTTACGGCACTGATGGGAGAGATTCGTGACTTTTTCATCAAAACATTAGACGAATCCGAGGGAGGTATCAAGCAAATGATGGCTAAGCTGTCGAATATGTTGAAAGACAAAGATTTAGACGTGTGGTCCAGACTGAGGGATCAGGAACTCTATCCCCAATATTACAGTTTCCGATGGCTAACACTATTGCTCTCACAAGAGTTTCCACTGCCTGATGTTTTACGGATTTGGGACTCCGTGTTTGCCGACGAGAAGCGGTATGATTTCCTGATAAAAGTGTGCTGTGCAATGATTAT TTTATTGCGGGATCAAATCCTAGAGAACGACTTTGCCAACAACGTAAAATTGTTGCAAAATTTTCCACCGATGGACATTAAGGTCGTTCTTAAAAAAGCCACTAGCTTGGAGTAA